The stretch of DNA CACATGACTCCCCATTGTCATTCTTCAAATAGTACCACTATGTTAGCTTTACTCTTCTTTATTAGACACACCTGCTTGAGTAAAGGTGGCCATTTCTTTTAACATTAGTGTGGCAGATTTTACGATTGGAAATGCAACTGCTGCTCCACTTCCTTCACCTAACCGAAGCCCAAGATTTACCAAAGGTTTTATTCCTAAAAACTCAATTGCAACTTTGTGCCCAGGCTCAACCGATTGGTGTCCAACTATCATATAATCCACAACTACAGGATCAATTACTTTAGCAAGACATGCTGCAATCGTACAAATAAAGCCATCAACTAGAATTGGAACTCGATAATGAGCAGCTGCAAGCATGGCACCAGTCATTCCAGCAATCTCTAATCCACCTATTTTAGACAGTATATCATATACTTCAGTTGAATTTGGGTTTCGTTTCACTATTGCTTCCTTAATTGCCTCAATTTTTTTAATTTTCCCATCATCTGAAATACCCGTACCATGACCGACAATTTCTGCTACATTCTCATCCGATAATACAGCCAATATTGCACTGCTTGTTGTCGTATTTCCTATACCCATTTCACCTAAGATGAGACATTTTACCCCATCCTTTATAAACTTCTCAGCCTCTTCATAGCCAACCTTGACAGCTTGCTCGGCTTCCGAACGACTCATTGCATCCTGCTGTAGGAAATTCGCTGTGCCATACTTTATTTTTCTATTTACTAACCCTTCACCATTAATATCATTTGCTACTCCTATATCTATAATTTTAAACTTTGCTCCTATTTGTCTACTAAAGACATTTATAGCCGCTCCACCTGTTAGAAAATTGTAAACCATTTGAGATGTTACTTCTTGAGGAAACGCAGATACACCCTCCTTGGCAATCCCATGGTCTGCTGCAAAGACGATCACACCAGGAGGCATTACGGTTGGAAAAGATTCTCCTGTCATTTCAGCAAGTGCAATCGCTATTTCTTCTAATCTACCAAGACTACCTTGAGGTTTTGTTAAT from Bacillus sp. SM2101 encodes:
- the cobT gene encoding nicotinate-nucleotide--dimethylbenzimidazole phosphoribosyltransferase — encoded protein: MSIHVTIPPLAKQKGTEVSRYVDTLTKPQGSLGRLEEIAIALAEMTGESFPTVMPPGVIVFAADHGIAKEGVSAFPQEVTSQMVYNFLTGGAAINVFSRQIGAKFKIIDIGVANDINGEGLVNRKIKYGTANFLQQDAMSRSEAEQAVKVGYEEAEKFIKDGVKCLILGEMGIGNTTTSSAILAVLSDENVAEIVGHGTGISDDGKIKKIEAIKEAIVKRNPNSTEVYDILSKIGGLEIAGMTGAMLAAAHYRVPILVDGFICTIAACLAKVIDPVVVDYMIVGHQSVEPGHKVAIEFLGIKPLVNLGLRLGEGSGAAVAFPIVKSATLMLKEMATFTQAGVSNKEE